One window of Methylococcus sp. EFPC2 genomic DNA carries:
- a CDS encoding uracil-DNA glycosylase family protein: MGIQVWQSRYAPAGVELPEPVTEVTSALDRNERERIPANESSDGLVSAAAGASSERQILPIAAPNPIAACGWDELAARVAGCTACPLHAGRTQTVFGVGDRTARWMIIGEAPGEQEDLQGEPFVGRAGLLLNEMLRAVGLQREQVYIANVLKCRPPKNRDPQAEEAAACEDYLKRQLALVHPDIILAVGRIAAQNLLKTATPIGKLRGAVHDYQGVPLVVTYHPAYLLRSPLEKRRAWDDLKLARAIFRRRQP; the protein is encoded by the coding sequence ATGGGCATCCAGGTATGGCAGTCCCGGTATGCGCCGGCAGGTGTGGAATTGCCGGAGCCGGTCACGGAGGTGACGTCCGCCCTCGACCGGAATGAGCGTGAGCGCATTCCAGCCAACGAGTCTTCCGATGGCCTGGTTTCAGCAGCAGCCGGCGCTTCCTCCGAACGGCAAATCCTGCCGATCGCGGCGCCCAATCCGATTGCGGCCTGCGGGTGGGACGAACTGGCGGCTCGGGTGGCCGGCTGCACGGCTTGTCCCCTGCACGCCGGCCGCACGCAGACCGTGTTCGGCGTTGGCGACCGCACCGCGCGCTGGATGATCATCGGCGAGGCGCCGGGCGAGCAGGAAGACCTGCAGGGCGAGCCTTTCGTCGGGCGCGCCGGCCTGCTACTCAACGAAATGCTGAGGGCGGTCGGTTTGCAGCGCGAACAGGTCTACATCGCCAACGTGCTGAAATGCCGTCCGCCCAAGAACCGCGATCCGCAAGCCGAGGAGGCCGCGGCCTGCGAGGACTACCTGAAGCGCCAACTGGCCCTGGTGCATCCCGATATCATCCTCGCGGTGGGCCGCATCGCCGCCCAGAACCTGCTGAAGACCGCCACACCCATAGGCAAGCTGCGCGGCGCGGTGCACGACTACCAGGGCGTGCCGCTGGTGGTGACTTACCACCCGGCCTACCTGTTGCGCTCGCCCCTGGAGAAGCGACGGGCCTGGGATGATTTAAAATTGGCGCGAGCCATTTTCCGCCGCCGACAACCCTGA
- a CDS encoding 2-isopropylmalate synthase, with protein MSDKLIIFDTTLRDGEQSPGASMTRDEKVRIAKALERLRVDVIEAGFPAASPGDFESVQAVARAVKDSTVCGLARALDKDIDRAGEALKEANSARIHTFIATSPIHMQRKLNMPPEQVIEYAVKAVKRARQYTDNVEFSPEDAGRSEEDFLCRILEAVIDAGAGTLNIPDTVGYAMPEQFGRLIARLRERIPNADKAIFSVHCHNDLGLAVANSLSAVINGARQVECTINGLGERAGNAALEEVVMAVSTRKDYFPCHTDIDTREIVTCSKLVSGITGFPVQPNKSIVGANAFAHESGIHQDGVLKHRETYEIMRAEDVGWSANRMVLGKHSGRNAFRTRMGELGVEFASEEELNAAFFRFKQLADKKHDIFDEDLQALITEAGVESEDERVKLVALKVCSETGETPSALVTIRVDAEERTGSSTGGGAVDASLKAIESLVPTEANLTLYSVNNITSGTDAQGEVTVRLEKGGRIVNGQGADTDIVIASAKAYINAVNKLLTDKDRTHPQVGDV; from the coding sequence ATGAGCGACAAACTCATCATATTCGATACCACCTTGCGCGACGGCGAGCAGAGCCCCGGCGCGTCCATGACCCGGGACGAAAAGGTCCGCATCGCCAAGGCCTTGGAGCGGCTTAGGGTCGATGTCATCGAAGCCGGTTTCCCGGCCGCCAGTCCCGGCGATTTCGAGTCCGTGCAGGCGGTGGCCCGCGCGGTGAAGGACAGCACGGTCTGCGGCCTGGCGCGCGCCCTGGACAAGGACATCGACCGGGCCGGCGAGGCGTTGAAGGAGGCGAACAGCGCACGCATCCACACTTTCATCGCTACCTCGCCCATCCACATGCAGCGCAAGCTCAACATGCCGCCGGAACAGGTGATCGAATACGCGGTGAAGGCGGTGAAGCGGGCCCGGCAATACACCGACAACGTGGAATTTTCGCCGGAAGACGCCGGTCGCTCGGAAGAGGATTTTCTCTGCCGCATCCTGGAGGCGGTGATCGATGCCGGCGCCGGCACGCTCAATATCCCCGACACCGTCGGTTACGCCATGCCGGAACAGTTCGGCCGGCTCATCGCCCGGCTGCGAGAGCGTATTCCCAATGCCGACAAGGCCATCTTCTCGGTCCATTGCCACAACGACCTGGGTCTGGCGGTCGCCAATTCACTCTCGGCGGTCATCAACGGCGCGCGCCAGGTGGAATGCACCATCAACGGCCTGGGCGAGCGGGCCGGCAACGCGGCGCTGGAGGAAGTGGTCATGGCGGTGAGCACCCGCAAGGATTACTTCCCCTGTCACACGGACATCGACACGCGGGAAATCGTCACTTGTTCCAAGCTGGTGTCCGGCATCACGGGTTTTCCGGTGCAACCCAACAAATCCATCGTCGGCGCCAACGCCTTCGCGCACGAGTCCGGCATCCATCAGGACGGCGTGCTCAAGCACCGCGAGACCTACGAGATCATGCGCGCCGAGGACGTGGGCTGGAGCGCCAACCGCATGGTGCTGGGCAAGCATTCCGGCCGCAATGCCTTCCGCACCCGCATGGGTGAGTTGGGTGTGGAGTTCGCGTCCGAAGAAGAGCTCAATGCGGCTTTCTTCCGCTTCAAGCAACTGGCGGACAAGAAGCACGACATCTTCGACGAGGACTTGCAGGCCCTGATCACCGAGGCGGGGGTCGAGTCGGAAGACGAGCGCGTCAAGCTGGTGGCACTCAAGGTCTGTTCGGAAACCGGGGAAACCCCGAGTGCCCTGGTGACCATCCGGGTCGACGCCGAGGAGCGTACCGGGTCGTCCACCGGCGGCGGCGCCGTCGATGCCAGCCTCAAGGCCATCGAGTCCCTGGTGCCGACCGAGGCCAATCTCACGCTCTATTCGGTCAACAACATCACCAGCGGCACCGATGCCCAGGGCGAGGTGACCGTGCGGCTGGAAAAAGGCGGGCGCATCGTCAACGGCCAGGGGGCGGACACCGACATCGTGATCGCTTCCGCCAAGGCTTACATCAATGCCGTCAACAAGCTGCTCACCGACAAGGACCGCACCCATCCCCAGGTCGGCGACGTTTAG
- the rimI gene encoding ribosomal protein S18-alanine N-acetyltransferase: protein MSGLFDAIKQWVDYDAERDFYEKHFPSLRENPETVFRPMRKADLKAVSVIEESAYEFPWEPATFKDCLKTGYCCWVAERARQVVAYGILTVGAGEAHVLNICIDPQIQRQGLGRKMMVQLMEVAKSHRAEMMFLEVRPSNTRAVNLYLSLGFNEIGQRKGYYPANNGREDALVMACML, encoded by the coding sequence ATGTCCGGACTATTCGATGCCATCAAGCAATGGGTGGACTACGACGCCGAGCGCGACTTCTACGAAAAACACTTCCCCAGCCTGCGTGAAAATCCCGAGACCGTATTTCGGCCCATGCGCAAGGCCGATCTCAAGGCCGTGTCGGTCATCGAGGAAAGCGCTTACGAGTTTCCGTGGGAGCCCGCCACCTTCAAGGACTGCCTCAAGACCGGCTATTGCTGCTGGGTCGCCGAACGCGCCCGCCAGGTGGTCGCCTACGGCATCCTCACGGTGGGCGCCGGAGAGGCCCATGTCCTGAATATCTGCATCGATCCGCAAATCCAGCGTCAGGGCCTGGGCCGTAAGATGATGGTCCAACTCATGGAAGTGGCCAAAAGCCATCGGGCCGAGATGATGTTCCTCGAAGTCCGTCCTTCCAACACCCGTGCCGTCAATCTCTACCTCAGCCTGGGATTCAACGAAATCGGCCAGCGCAAGGGCTATTACCCGGCCAACAACGGCCGCGAAGACGCCCTGGTCATGGCTTGCATGCTTTGA
- a CDS encoding acetolactate synthase 3 large subunit — protein MELSGAEILVQCLKDEGVEFIFGYPGGSVLHIYDALFKQDAVKHILVRHEQGATHAADGYARATGKPGVVLVTSGPGATNAVTGIATAYMDSIPLVVITGQVPLPVIGSDAFQEADIVGITRPCVKHNFLVKDVAKLAETIKKAFYIAASGRPGPVVVDLPKNLTDPNIKVPYEYPKTVSLRSYNPSVKGHRWQIKKAVDLLLSAKRPMIYSGGGIVQGEASQQLTELTRLLGYPITNTLMGLGAYPGTDRQFVGMLGMHGTYEANMAMHECDVLFAAGARFDDRITGKIAEFCPHAKIIHVDVDPASISKTVRVDIPVVGEAAPVLQEMIEVIRGGEQRPDHVALSKWWEQIERWRAVNCLAYDRSGKVIKPQYVIEQLWELTQGDAYITSDVGQHQMWAAQFYKFDKPRRWINSGGLGTMGFGLPAAIGVKLAFPEADVACITGEASIQMCIQELATALQYRTPIKIINLNNGYMGMVRQWQEFSYESRYSHSYLETLPDFVKLAEAYGHVGLRIEKHADVRPALEEAFRLKDRTVFLNFLTDPTENVYPMIEAGKAHHDMRLAPGVNTDTELA, from the coding sequence GTGGAGCTCAGCGGCGCGGAAATCCTAGTCCAGTGTCTGAAAGACGAGGGCGTTGAATTTATTTTCGGCTACCCGGGCGGGTCGGTGCTGCACATCTACGACGCCCTGTTCAAGCAAGATGCCGTCAAGCATATTCTCGTGCGCCACGAACAGGGTGCGACCCATGCGGCCGACGGCTACGCCCGCGCCACCGGCAAGCCCGGCGTGGTGCTGGTCACCTCGGGGCCGGGCGCGACCAATGCCGTGACCGGTATCGCCACCGCTTATATGGACTCCATTCCGCTGGTGGTCATCACCGGCCAGGTGCCGCTGCCCGTCATCGGCAGTGACGCTTTCCAGGAGGCCGACATCGTCGGCATCACACGCCCCTGCGTGAAGCACAATTTTCTGGTGAAGGACGTCGCCAAGCTGGCCGAAACCATCAAGAAGGCGTTCTACATCGCGGCCTCGGGCCGGCCGGGGCCGGTCGTCGTCGACTTGCCCAAGAACCTGACCGACCCCAACATCAAGGTTCCGTACGAATACCCCAAGACCGTCAGCCTGCGCTCCTACAATCCTTCGGTCAAAGGCCATCGCTGGCAGATCAAGAAGGCGGTGGATCTGCTGTTGAGCGCCAAGCGCCCGATGATCTACAGCGGCGGTGGCATCGTCCAGGGCGAGGCATCGCAACAACTGACCGAATTGACCCGCCTGCTGGGTTATCCGATCACCAACACCCTCATGGGCTTGGGCGCCTATCCGGGCACGGACAGGCAATTCGTCGGTATGCTCGGCATGCACGGCACCTACGAAGCCAACATGGCCATGCACGAATGCGACGTGCTGTTCGCGGCCGGCGCGCGCTTTGACGACCGCATCACCGGCAAGATCGCTGAGTTCTGTCCGCATGCCAAGATCATCCACGTCGACGTGGATCCGGCTTCCATCTCCAAGACGGTCCGGGTGGACATCCCCGTGGTCGGCGAGGCGGCTCCGGTGCTACAGGAAATGATCGAGGTGATCCGCGGGGGCGAGCAGCGGCCTGACCATGTCGCCCTGAGCAAGTGGTGGGAGCAGATCGAGCGTTGGCGCGCCGTCAATTGCCTGGCCTACGACCGCAGCGGCAAGGTCATCAAGCCGCAATACGTGATCGAACAGTTGTGGGAACTCACCCAGGGCGATGCCTACATCACGTCCGACGTCGGCCAGCACCAGATGTGGGCGGCGCAGTTTTACAAGTTCGACAAGCCCAGGCGCTGGATCAATTCCGGCGGACTCGGCACCATGGGCTTCGGCCTGCCGGCCGCGATCGGCGTCAAGCTGGCGTTTCCCGAGGCCGACGTCGCCTGCATCACCGGCGAGGCGAGCATACAGATGTGCATACAGGAGCTCGCCACCGCTCTGCAATACCGCACGCCGATCAAGATCATCAACCTGAACAACGGTTACATGGGCATGGTGCGGCAGTGGCAGGAATTCAGCTACGAGAGCCGTTATTCGCATTCCTACCTGGAGACCCTGCCGGATTTCGTCAAGCTGGCGGAGGCTTACGGTCATGTCGGCCTGCGCATCGAAAAGCACGCCGACGTCCGGCCGGCTCTGGAAGAGGCTTTCAGGCTGAAGGACCGTACCGTGTTCCTGAACTTCCTCACCGACCCGACCGAGAACGTCTACCCCATGATCGAGGCGGGCAAGGCACATCACGACATGCGCCTGGCGCCCGGCGTCAACACGGATACGGAGCTTGCCTGA
- the pssA gene encoding CDP-diacylglycerol--serine O-phosphatidyltransferase, whose amino-acid sequence MSEPTPPIRPRRGIYLLPNLFTTAALFAGFYAITAAFNQRWEHAAVAIFIAMILDGMDGRVARLTNTQSAFGGEYDSMADLISFGAAPALVGYVWSLAGLGKLGWVAAFVHCAGAALRLARFNTQIGTADKRYFQGLPSPSAAAILAGFVWFAVDHGIAGADVAYVTLGLSIMTGLLMVSNFRYYSFKDVDLRGRMPFVKAIIIMLAFAVLFTNPPMMLFLFFTAYAVSGPVLTLLGLKRRRGERKV is encoded by the coding sequence ATGAGCGAACCGACCCCCCCGATCAGACCCCGGCGCGGCATTTATCTGCTGCCCAACCTGTTCACCACGGCGGCGCTGTTCGCCGGCTTTTACGCGATCACCGCGGCTTTCAACCAGCGTTGGGAGCACGCGGCGGTGGCGATCTTCATCGCTATGATCCTGGACGGCATGGACGGCCGGGTCGCCCGCCTGACCAACACGCAGAGCGCGTTCGGCGGCGAATACGACAGCATGGCCGACCTCATCTCGTTCGGCGCGGCTCCGGCGCTGGTGGGTTACGTCTGGTCCCTCGCGGGGCTGGGCAAGCTGGGCTGGGTGGCGGCGTTCGTGCATTGCGCCGGCGCGGCCCTGCGCCTCGCCCGTTTCAACACCCAGATCGGTACGGCCGACAAGCGTTATTTCCAGGGCCTGCCCAGTCCTTCGGCGGCGGCCATATTGGCGGGTTTCGTCTGGTTCGCCGTGGATCACGGCATTGCCGGCGCCGACGTGGCTTACGTCACTCTGGGCCTGTCCATCATGACCGGCCTGCTGATGGTCAGCAATTTCCGCTATTACAGCTTCAAGGACGTGGACCTGCGCGGTCGCATGCCCTTCGTCAAGGCCATCATCATCATGCTGGCTTTCGCCGTGCTGTTCACCAACCCGCCCATGATGCTTTTCCTGTTTTTCACGGCTTATGCGGTGTCCGGCCCGGTGCTGACCTTGCTGGGGCTGAAGCGCAGGCGCGGCGAGCGTAAGGTGTGA
- the ilvC gene encoding ketol-acid reductoisomerase has protein sequence MQVYYDKDADLSIIRGKKVAIVGYGSQGHAHALNLKDSGVDVIVALRAGSASAIKAQNAGLTVLSIEEAAKAADVLMILAPDEHQAKLYAEQIEPNIKQGAALAFAHGFGIHFGLIQPRADLDVIMIAPKAPGHTVRSEYVKGGGIPDLIAVAQNASGKAKEIALSYASAIGGGRTGIIETTFREETETDLFGEQAVLCGGATALVQAGFETLVEAGYAPEMAYFECLHELKLIVDLMYEGGIANMRYSISNTAEYGDLTRGPRVVTEQTKAEMKKILREIQTGEFAREFILENQAGAATLKAKRRLGREHQIEEVGAKLRDMMPWIKANKIVDKTKN, from the coding sequence ATGCAGGTTTATTACGATAAAGACGCCGACCTTTCCATCATCCGGGGCAAGAAAGTCGCCATCGTCGGCTACGGCTCGCAGGGCCACGCGCACGCCCTCAATCTGAAGGATTCCGGTGTGGACGTCATCGTCGCCCTGCGCGCCGGTTCGGCCTCCGCCATCAAGGCGCAGAACGCCGGCCTGACCGTCCTGAGCATAGAAGAGGCCGCCAAGGCCGCCGACGTGCTCATGATCCTGGCTCCGGACGAGCATCAGGCCAAGCTCTACGCCGAGCAGATCGAGCCGAACATCAAGCAGGGTGCGGCACTGGCCTTCGCGCACGGCTTCGGCATCCATTTCGGCCTGATCCAGCCCCGTGCGGATCTCGACGTCATCATGATCGCACCCAAGGCGCCGGGCCACACCGTGCGCAGCGAATACGTCAAGGGCGGCGGTATTCCCGACCTGATCGCCGTAGCGCAGAACGCGTCCGGCAAGGCCAAGGAAATCGCGCTGTCCTACGCGTCCGCCATCGGCGGCGGCCGCACCGGCATCATCGAGACGACCTTCCGCGAAGAGACCGAAACCGATTTGTTCGGCGAGCAGGCGGTGCTGTGCGGCGGCGCCACCGCGCTGGTGCAGGCGGGTTTCGAGACCCTGGTCGAGGCCGGCTATGCGCCGGAGATGGCTTATTTCGAGTGTCTGCACGAGCTCAAGCTGATCGTCGACCTGATGTACGAGGGCGGTATCGCCAACATGCGCTACTCGATCTCCAACACTGCCGAATACGGTGACCTGACCCGCGGTCCGCGCGTCGTCACCGAGCAGACCAAGGCGGAGATGAAGAAGATCCTGCGCGAGATCCAGACCGGCGAATTCGCCCGCGAATTCATCCTGGAGAACCAGGCCGGCGCGGCGACCCTGAAGGCCAAGCGCCGTCTGGGCCGCGAACACCAGATCGAGGAAGTCGGCGCCAAGCTGCGCGACATGATGCCCTGGATCAAGGCCAACAAGATCGTCGACAAGACCAAAAACTAG
- the ilvN gene encoding acetolactate synthase small subunit encodes MRHIISILIENESGALSRVAGLFSARGYNIESLTVAPTQDPTLSRMTLVTTGNEEIVEQITKQLNKLIDVVKLIDISSATHIERELMMVKVRAVNGQREEIKRLTEIFRGSILDVTTATYVVEVTGEKSKLDAFLDAVGEEHIIEVVRSGATGITRGDKGLSV; translated from the coding sequence ATGCGACACATCATCTCCATCTTGATCGAAAACGAGTCCGGCGCCTTGTCGCGGGTAGCTGGGCTGTTTTCCGCGCGCGGCTACAACATCGAGTCGCTCACCGTCGCGCCGACCCAGGATCCCACGCTCTCGCGCATGACCCTGGTGACCACCGGCAACGAGGAAATCGTCGAGCAGATCACCAAGCAGCTCAACAAGCTGATCGACGTGGTCAAGTTGATCGACATTTCCAGCGCGACCCACATCGAGCGCGAACTGATGATGGTGAAGGTGCGGGCGGTCAACGGCCAGCGCGAGGAAATCAAGCGCCTGACGGAGATCTTCCGCGGCAGCATATTGGACGTCACGACGGCCACCTACGTGGTCGAGGTGACCGGCGAGAAGAGCAAGCTGGACGCCTTTCTGGACGCGGTGGGCGAGGAGCACATCATCGAGGTGGTGCGTTCCGGCGCGACCGGCATCACCCGCGGCGACAAGGGTTTGAGTGTTTGA